tttttgaataaaaaccTTCAAATGTATATTATATGTAGATGCATTTGCCTAAATTTGCATatgaataaaagtaaaaaaaaaattgcgggAAAGTGGTTTTCAATAGTTTACTTGTAGAGCCACATAAGGATGGAGATAACTGTGGCACCAAAGGAACCGGAGGCTGTGAAACCTGTAGCTAGCAATGTAGTGGCTATAGTCGCTGGCACGAGAATCGGactgaaaatgacaaaaagCGGTGTGCTTATGACTAATGCGACCACTGAGCCGCCGAGGGTTA
This window of the Camelina sativa cultivar DH55 unplaced genomic scaffold, Cs unpScaffold02144, whole genome shotgun sequence genome carries:
- the LOC104774244 gene encoding oleosin-B1-like, with product MFEIVQTVFAAGCALALLTFAGITLGGSVVALVISTPLFVIFSPILVPATIATTLLATGFTASGSFGATVISILMWLYKKRTGKEPPKIPGLTPPSSPASSK